In Apus apus isolate bApuApu2 chromosome 5, bApuApu2.pri.cur, whole genome shotgun sequence, the following are encoded in one genomic region:
- the SMIM38 gene encoding small integral membrane protein 38, translating to MESVLLMILLVVIILIRFILWSCLSAYIDYKLSRRFPDTRK from the coding sequence ATGGAATCAGTCCTTTTGATGATTTTACTGGTCGTGATTATATTGATACGATTCATTTTGTGGTCCTGTCTCAGTGCATATATAGATTATAAACTGTCCCGAAGGTTTCCTGACACAAGAAAGTAG